A portion of the Gigantopelta aegis isolate Gae_Host chromosome 10, Gae_host_genome, whole genome shotgun sequence genome contains these proteins:
- the LOC121383974 gene encoding E3 ubiquitin-protein ligase rififylin-like isoform X1 → MKQGAGTQSRIKLATFLLEHGADVNAKNKRDKTPIDVCSNKTLKKAVENFKKESSKPAPALVSALLCSQCFSRTADVTLLPCNHKMTCRECHKMVSICPVCGGEVTKAVDADSNEID, encoded by the exons ATGAAACAGGGCGCTGGTACTCAGAGTCGTATTAAACTGGCCACATTCCTGTTGGAGCATGGAGCAGACGTCAACGCCAAAAACAAACGCGATAAAACTCCAATTGATGTCTGTTCTAACAAGACGCTGAAAAAAGCTGTAGAAAACTTCAAAAAAGAAAG CAGTAAACCTGCGCCTGCATTAGTCAGCGCTCTGCTGTGTTCTCAGTGCTTCTCACGCACCGCTGACGTCACATTGTTGCCATGTAACCACAAGATGACGTGCAGAGAATGTCATAAGATGGTGTCCATTTGTCCAGTTTGTGGAGGAGAGGTCACAAAAGCTGTTGATGCAG ACTCCAACGAGATTGATTGA
- the LOC121383974 gene encoding baculoviral IAP repeat-containing protein 8-like isoform X2, with amino-acid sequence MKQGAGTQSRIKLATFLLEHGADVNAKNKRDKTPIDVCSNKTLKKAVENFKKESKPAPALVSALLCSQCFSRTADVTLLPCNHKMTCRECHKMVSICPVCGGEVTKAVDADSNEID; translated from the exons ATGAAACAGGGCGCTGGTACTCAGAGTCGTATTAAACTGGCCACATTCCTGTTGGAGCATGGAGCAGACGTCAACGCCAAAAACAAACGCGATAAAACTCCAATTGATGTCTGTTCTAACAAGACGCTGAAAAAAGCTGTAGAAAACTTCAAAAAAGAAAG TAAACCTGCGCCTGCATTAGTCAGCGCTCTGCTGTGTTCTCAGTGCTTCTCACGCACCGCTGACGTCACATTGTTGCCATGTAACCACAAGATGACGTGCAGAGAATGTCATAAGATGGTGTCCATTTGTCCAGTTTGTGGAGGAGAGGTCACAAAAGCTGTTGATGCAG ACTCCAACGAGATTGATTGA